A part of Gossypium hirsutum isolate 1008001.06 chromosome A07, Gossypium_hirsutum_v2.1, whole genome shotgun sequence genomic DNA contains:
- the LOC121232358 gene encoding uncharacterized protein, whose amino-acid sequence MYIENKKQEFLMLQQGDMSVIDYEREFARLSRYASEFIPAEADSCKRFLRGLRDEIKLQLVSQRITEFVDLIERAKMVKQVLGFEKKSETSKLVGKRMGTASSNPLPKGFPKWMEIQGGLVSRGGGTKRENNIVTQQSEARVSARAYVVRTREEGDAHDVVTVFANGIRVDSKKIGAIVQWQRPRNASEVHSFHGLAGYYRRFVNGLLKIALLMTKLLQKNIPFVWDDQCQESFKKLKQMLIEAPILMLPESGEDFIVYSDASLSGLGCVLVQQGKVIAYASRQLKPYERNYPTHDLELAIKPAQLKDEKLLKKREMIQTGTVENFSIAAHGCLRYRDRVCVPVKSELKDLILREAHDGSFALHPEGKKMYRDL is encoded by the exons ATGTATATCGAAAACAAGAAGCAAGAGTTTTTGATGTTGCAACAGGGTGACATGTCAGTAATAGATTATGAGAGGGAATTTGCGAGACTCAGCAGATACGCCTCAGAGTTTATTCCAGCTGAAGCTGACAGTTGTAAGAGATTTTTACGGGGTCTGCGAGATGAGATCAAATTACAGTTGGTATCTCAACGTATTactgaatttgttgatttgattgAGCGGGCCAAGATGGTAAAGCAAGTCTTAGGATTTGAAAAAAAGTCTGAAACTTCTAAATTGGTTGGGAAACGTATGGGAACTGCAAGTTCGAACCCTTTACCTAAGGGATTCCCGAAGTGGATGGAGATCCA AGGTGGATTAGTATCTAGAGGAGGAGGTACGAAAAGAGAGAATAACATAGTGACCCAGCAGTCTGAAGCTAGGGTGTCGGCTAGAGCATATGTGGTTAGAACCCGCGAAGAAGGTGATGCTCATGATGTGGTAACag TATTTGCAAATGGAATCCGAGTTGATTCAAAGAAGATTGGAGCGATTGTACAATGGCAACGACCAAGAAATGCATCAGAGGTACATAGTTTTCAtggtttagctgggtattatagaagatttgtaaatggacttttgaAGATAGCTTTGCTGATGACCAAACTGTTACAAAAGAATATACCATTTGTGTGGGATGATCAGTGTCAAGAAAGTTTCAAAAAGTTGAAGCAAATGTTGATAGAGGCACCAATTTTGATGTTACCAGAATCGGGAGAGGATTTTATTgtatatagtgatgcttcattaagtggtttgggttgtgtactaGTGCAACAGGggaaagtaatagcttatgcatctcgtcaATTGAAACCATATGAGCGtaactatccaactcatgatttggagctagca ATTAAACCAGCTCAATTGAAAGATGAAAAATTgttgaagaaaagagaaatgataCAGACTGGTACGGTAGAAAATTTTAGCATTGCTGCACATGGATGCTTAAGGTACCGAGATCGAGTTTGTGTTCCTGTTAAATCTGAATTGAAAGATTTAATACTCCGAGAGGCACACGATGGTTCATTTGCTTTACACCCAGAAGGCAAAAAGATGTATCGTGATCTATGA